In one window of Clarias gariepinus isolate MV-2021 ecotype Netherlands chromosome 10, CGAR_prim_01v2, whole genome shotgun sequence DNA:
- the bscl2l gene encoding BSCL2 lipid droplet biogenesis associated, seipin, like — protein sequence MEELQSEGTSIHELNTEIGDLLLQIQEVITGLGLRIKQKVVQTANVLCMLHLLVFVAIFLYVGFYYTFMPTASFITPVHFHYRKLSHSVPSFPVSNFSLLMSNKKQVMTPGQPYHITLDLEMPESPTNMELGMFLVKMSCYSHDGQTVDSSMQTTMLHYRSYLLQTLETLMLLPLMLMGVIEQKQHVLVELYSSYIDSSYKPATGAVIEIHSQQVQIYKAQLYIHAHFSGIRYVLYYFPFTSAVVGVMTNFMFLTGIILVGFVQDSSLWTRLFLHLNKPNMRRDDIQGNAYQYERNTHCTEAKTHLSDPSNIRPSGIEDSSSDKMEGNFNAEVKETAKTNDLSDLYD from the exons ATGGAGGAATTGCAAAGCGAGGGCACTAGCATACATGAGCTGAATACAGAGATTGGGGACCTCCTGCTCCAAATCCAGGAAGTTATAACCGGACTGGGTCTAAGGATCAAACAGAAAGTCGTGCAGACTGCCAATGTTCTGTGTATGCTTCATCTGCTGGTATTTGTAGCCATTTTTCTCTATGTCGGTTTCTATTATACTTTCATGCCCACTGCAAGCTTCATCACTCCTGTGCACTTCCATTACAG AAAGCTCTCACACTCGGTCCCCTCCTTTCCTGTGTCAAACTTCTCCCTGCTTATGAGCAACAAGAAACAG GTGATGACACCTGGTCAGCCCTATCACATCACACTGGACCTGGAAATGCCAGAATCTCCGACCAATATGGAACTAGGAATGTTCCTGGTAAAGATGTCGTGTTACTCCCATGATGGACAGACTGTTGATTCTTCAATGcaaact ACAATGCTTCACTATCGCTCATACCTGCTGCAGACCCTGGAGACTCTAATGTTGCTTCCTTTGATGCTGATGGGAGTTATTGAGCAAAAGCAGCATGTCCTGGTTGAGCTTTACTCTTCTTATATAGACAGCTCA TATAAACCTGCCACTGGAGCTGTTATAGAAATCCACTCTCAGCAAGTTCAGATTTACAAAGCACAGCTTTACATTCATGCTCACTTCAGTGGcatcag GTATGTCCTCTATTACTTCCCGTTCACATCCGCTGTGGTTGGAGTGATGACTAACTTTATGTTCCTTACTGGCATCATCCTGGTTGGCTTTGTGCAGGACAGCAGCTTGTGGACTCGTctatttttaca TTTGAATAAACCTAACATGAGAAGAGATGATATACAAGGAAATGCATATCAGTATGAGAGgaacacacactgcacag aagcGAAGACACATTTGTCGGATCCATCCAATATAAGACCCAGCGGCATCGAGGATTCCAGTTCTGACAAGATGGAAGGCAATTTTAATGCAGAAGTAAAGGAGACGGCTAAGACAAATGATCTTTCTGACCTTTATGATTAG